A portion of the Pseudomonadota bacterium genome contains these proteins:
- a CDS encoding NADH-quinone oxidoreductase subunit D produces MPTNTTGETQVRQFNINFGPQHPAAHGVLRLVLELDGEIVDRVDPHIGLLHRGTEKLIEHKTYLQAVPYFDRLDYVAPMNQEHAFALAVERMLGIEVPRRGQLIRVLYSEIGRILSHLLNITTQALDVGALTPPLWGFEEREKLMVFYERACGARMHAAYFRPGGVHQDLPQDLIDDIEAWCDPFLEIVDDIDQLLTGNRIFKQRNVDIGVVPLDECWAWGFSGVMVRGSGAAWDLRKSQPYECYEEFEFDVPIGKNCDCYDRYLIRMEEMRQSVSIMKQAIAKLNEPEGKGPVAFTDNKVVPPKRGEMKRSMEALIHHFKLHTEGYHVPEGEIYAAVEAPKGEFGVYLVADGSNKPYRCKIRAPGFAHLQAMDHICRGHQLADVSAILGSLDIVFGEVDR; encoded by the coding sequence ATGCCAACCAACACGACGGGTGAGACCCAGGTCCGTCAGTTTAACATTAACTTCGGCCCGCAACACCCTGCCGCCCATGGCGTTTTGCGTTTGGTGCTTGAACTCGACGGCGAGATTGTGGATCGCGTTGATCCGCATATTGGCCTGCTGCATCGCGGCACCGAGAAGTTGATCGAACACAAGACCTACCTGCAAGCCGTCCCGTATTTCGATCGCCTTGATTACGTCGCGCCGATGAACCAGGAGCATGCATTTGCTCTGGCCGTCGAGCGCATGTTGGGCATCGAGGTGCCGCGGCGCGGGCAATTGATCAGGGTGCTTTATTCAGAGATTGGTCGAATTCTGTCGCACCTCCTGAACATCACCACACAGGCGCTCGACGTCGGCGCGCTGACGCCGCCGCTTTGGGGCTTTGAAGAGCGTGAAAAGCTAATGGTGTTCTACGAGCGGGCCTGTGGTGCCCGCATGCATGCGGCCTATTTCCGGCCCGGCGGTGTGCACCAGGACCTGCCGCAGGACCTCATCGATGATATCGAAGCGTGGTGCGATCCGTTCCTTGAGATCGTCGACGACATTGATCAGCTTCTGACTGGCAACCGTATTTTCAAGCAGCGCAATGTCGATATTGGTGTCGTGCCGCTTGACGAGTGCTGGGCGTGGGGCTTCTCCGGCGTCATGGTTCGCGGTTCGGGAGCTGCATGGGATTTGCGCAAGTCCCAGCCCTACGAATGCTACGAGGAATTCGAGTTCGACGTTCCCATTGGCAAGAACTGTGATTGCTACGACCGGTATCTGATCCGCATGGAGGAGATGCGCCAATCGGTTTCCATCATGAAGCAGGCCATAGCCAAGCTGAATGAGCCCGAAGGGAAAGGGCCTGTCGCGTTCACCGACAATAAGGTTGTGCCGCCCAAGCGCGGTGAGATGAAGCGCTCGATGGAGGCCTTGATCCACCACTTCAAGCTTCACACCGAAGGCTACCATGTTCCGGAGGGCGAGATTTACGCTGCCGTGGAAGCGCCCAAGGGCGAATTTGGGGTCTATTTGGTCGCTGATGGATCCAACAAACCCTACCGCTGCAAGATCCGCGCTCCAGGCTTTGCCCACCTGCAGGCGATGGATCACATTTGCCGCGGTCACCAGCTGGCCGACGTGTCTGCAATCCTGGGGTCACTCGATATTGTTTTCGGCGAGGTCGACCGATGA